Proteins encoded within one genomic window of Edaphobacter lichenicola:
- a CDS encoding phthiocerol/phthiodiolone dimycocerosyl transferase family protein, with protein sequence MEGVVLTPEQTTALQRRAREEGVTIHAVISAALIIAGRAIDESWRNNPLRIMSAAEIRDILGLKDQCMVSFGGGEISISQGDSMTFWELARFANMASLPSRAQKIYPG encoded by the coding sequence GTGGAAGGAGTTGTTCTTACGCCAGAACAGACCACTGCACTCCAGCGCCGCGCTCGCGAGGAAGGCGTCACCATCCACGCCGTTATCTCCGCTGCGCTCATCATCGCAGGCAGAGCCATCGATGAAAGCTGGCGCAATAACCCCCTCCGCATCATGTCTGCCGCTGAGATCCGCGACATTCTCGGTCTTAAAGATCAATGCATGGTCTCCTTCGGCGGCGGTGAGATCTCCATCTCGCAAGGCGATTCGATGACATTCTGGGAGCTCGCACGGTTTGCGAACATGGCCTCTCTGCCGTCAAGAGCACAGAAAATATATCCAGGATGA
- a CDS encoding TonB-dependent receptor — MSANSSYRIGIIFSLCVVLRMLFPCNNALSFVVWAQAPTSNWNGVLRTDGFLPANEGTVLLDSGTNHYSAAVNTEGAFSFQNLNAGLYSVTVRAAGNFYRSATQVSIPSAAVDVTLKLGRDGSVEMVNTEIGRVVDTDQLTNKGVSEIPLNKRDFSQILLLAAGTSSDTNGASNFTQQFAINGQRGVEATFSLDGADISDPEVGGGTFTNFNVDAILDLKSSSGVMPAEIGRGASGYTDILTRSGTSDLHGSFFEFLRNSALDARNYFDHPSPVSPGRIPPFRRNEFGFTNGGPVPISRWLGNGKQFFYFIEYQGFRQVLGTTQVLSVPTAEQRSGMDTTAFPGDTLFVPVNSSISQILARYPLPNYPAGTFGANTYATSSKVNTDADQFSGRLDFQSGAKDHWMARFSLDNLSGPTTNPDQTVIDPSFGVEYVDHQRNGVLTWIHTASPSLMFESSLSAIRTTPSFPTSNTTDPAVKFNDALFEPFNAPGGSVSRDYGNLFQARENVTFSRHSHTVKLGAEIRLNRDSGYFGTSPNGEYDFGGGTAYSAGKITSASGSHTINIGDPLPDTLSAFLTGSVFAYTRAVAPTYFSNGQNIGATAINRTAIAAYAQDTWKTTSRLTIGYGLRFELYTPISDRAHRTSGFYPSPGGGQVFLINPEPRYRTRMNNWAPRLQADYRLRPTLVLHAGAALTTIPPNIWQDNMITGNLPFVFYPRVTAGPTAFIPYGFQFTPAQLPRVYTPDGTDIFANRRPNDVPANTEVDIDRLEQGIADASEGETTPLNVGAISRNFGNAGLGTWSLGLEQSLGQVTLSAAYVGTTAYKLPRVAFPNAYPGATAAFAPYTKFNAAGQAVGGFGTEGEMTATSHSSYNALQVSGQGQTPHGGPAFQANYTWSKSIDDASSVGGTSATSTVGATSQAAPQNPFDTHPERGPSVFDTTNSFSLSLTQSLPVYAIHPLNHVSGKLTRGWQLISISSLSGGTPFTVYTGVQQTGAGSANADRPDQIAKPSLSTARPKREDYFGRGSDNTSFFSIPINIPGGTGPNSGRFGTLGRNTFRGPAYYDYDFSLVKDTPIGRRRSGAELTNLQFRAEFFNIFNIVNMGLPSNTLLGSGFGQINRTNGNSRQIQFSLKLEY, encoded by the coding sequence ATGTCAGCCAACAGCTCATACAGAATCGGCATCATTTTCTCGCTTTGTGTCGTTTTGAGAATGCTTTTTCCTTGTAATAACGCTCTCTCGTTTGTTGTTTGGGCGCAGGCGCCAACCTCAAATTGGAACGGCGTGCTGCGCACGGACGGGTTCCTGCCCGCAAACGAGGGAACGGTGCTGCTCGACTCGGGTACGAATCACTATTCCGCAGCTGTAAATACAGAAGGGGCTTTTTCGTTCCAAAACCTAAATGCCGGCCTCTACTCAGTGACTGTTCGTGCCGCTGGGAACTTCTACCGCAGCGCGACCCAAGTCTCTATCCCATCAGCGGCTGTAGATGTAACGCTCAAGCTGGGCCGCGACGGCTCAGTGGAAATGGTCAACACGGAGATTGGAAGAGTAGTTGACACCGATCAACTCACGAATAAGGGAGTGAGTGAAATCCCGCTCAATAAAAGGGACTTTAGCCAAATTCTGCTACTAGCTGCTGGAACGTCTAGTGATACCAACGGAGCCTCAAATTTTACCCAGCAGTTCGCGATCAACGGCCAGCGAGGTGTGGAGGCAACTTTCTCGCTGGATGGGGCGGACATCAGTGACCCCGAAGTGGGTGGCGGGACGTTCACTAATTTCAACGTAGACGCGATCCTTGACCTGAAATCGTCGTCGGGCGTCATGCCGGCTGAAATAGGTCGTGGCGCATCTGGCTATACAGACATCCTGACTCGATCCGGAACAAGCGACCTGCACGGATCGTTTTTCGAGTTTCTGCGAAACTCCGCGCTCGACGCTCGCAACTATTTCGATCATCCTTCCCCGGTAAGCCCGGGACGCATTCCACCTTTCAGAAGAAATGAGTTTGGATTTACAAATGGAGGTCCTGTTCCAATTTCCCGTTGGCTCGGCAACGGTAAGCAGTTCTTCTATTTCATCGAGTACCAAGGCTTCCGCCAAGTCCTAGGAACGACCCAGGTTCTTTCTGTTCCAACCGCAGAACAGCGATCAGGCATGGATACAACGGCATTCCCAGGGGACACGCTCTTTGTTCCGGTGAACTCCTCGATCAGCCAGATACTGGCGCGATATCCGCTGCCTAATTATCCAGCTGGAACATTTGGCGCGAACACATACGCAACTTCATCCAAAGTGAATACGGACGCGGATCAGTTTTCCGGCAGGCTTGATTTTCAGAGCGGCGCCAAGGACCACTGGATGGCGCGATTCTCTCTCGACAATCTCAGCGGCCCAACGACGAATCCAGATCAAACGGTTATAGATCCGAGCTTCGGGGTGGAATATGTCGATCACCAGCGTAATGGCGTGTTGACATGGATACACACTGCATCGCCGAGTCTCATGTTCGAATCATCACTCAGTGCTATTCGAACGACACCCTCTTTCCCAACCTCCAATACAACTGACCCAGCCGTCAAATTCAACGACGCTCTCTTCGAGCCGTTCAATGCCCCAGGCGGTTCCGTTTCCAGAGACTACGGAAACTTATTCCAGGCTCGAGAGAATGTAACGTTCTCGCGCCACTCCCATACGGTCAAGCTTGGTGCGGAGATTCGACTGAACCGTGACTCCGGCTATTTCGGAACCAGCCCAAACGGGGAATATGACTTTGGCGGAGGAACAGCGTACTCCGCAGGTAAAATCACATCGGCAAGCGGTTCTCACACTATCAATATTGGAGACCCTCTGCCTGATACCCTGTCAGCGTTCCTTACCGGAAGCGTGTTCGCGTATACACGAGCTGTTGCACCTACTTATTTCTCGAACGGCCAAAATATTGGTGCCACTGCGATAAACCGGACGGCAATCGCAGCTTACGCGCAAGATACCTGGAAAACCACAAGCCGCCTCACGATCGGCTATGGACTGCGCTTCGAGCTCTACACGCCGATATCGGATCGGGCTCACCGTACTTCCGGATTCTACCCATCTCCTGGCGGAGGCCAGGTTTTCTTGATTAATCCTGAACCCAGGTACCGGACGCGAATGAACAATTGGGCGCCACGTCTGCAAGCTGACTATCGCTTGCGCCCGACCCTGGTACTCCATGCCGGCGCGGCTTTGACCACGATTCCCCCCAATATCTGGCAAGACAACATGATAACGGGGAATCTGCCGTTCGTGTTCTACCCTCGTGTGACGGCCGGACCGACAGCCTTTATCCCCTATGGATTTCAGTTCACTCCTGCGCAGTTACCCCGCGTCTATACGCCGGACGGTACCGACATCTTTGCCAATCGACGGCCCAACGATGTCCCCGCCAACACAGAAGTTGATATCGATCGTCTCGAGCAAGGAATTGCAGATGCTTCCGAAGGAGAGACAACTCCGCTCAACGTAGGAGCGATCAGCAGGAACTTTGGGAACGCGGGTCTCGGCACGTGGTCCCTTGGCCTGGAACAGTCCCTAGGACAAGTGACGCTCTCTGCCGCTTATGTCGGCACAACCGCTTATAAGCTTCCGCGCGTCGCATTTCCCAACGCCTATCCTGGCGCTACAGCAGCGTTTGCTCCATATACGAAATTCAATGCTGCCGGCCAGGCTGTAGGCGGGTTCGGAACCGAAGGCGAGATGACGGCGACTTCGCACTCCTCGTACAACGCTCTACAGGTCTCCGGACAGGGTCAAACTCCGCATGGTGGACCTGCCTTCCAAGCGAACTACACCTGGTCGAAGTCGATCGACGATGCCAGTAGCGTTGGCGGGACCTCAGCCACCAGTACCGTGGGAGCAACATCGCAGGCAGCGCCTCAGAATCCTTTCGATACTCACCCGGAACGCGGTCCGTCAGTATTCGATACGACGAATTCATTCTCACTGAGTCTCACGCAGTCTCTTCCGGTTTATGCGATCCACCCGTTGAATCACGTGAGCGGTAAACTTACTCGCGGCTGGCAGTTGATCAGTATTTCATCGCTGTCTGGCGGTACACCTTTTACCGTTTATACGGGAGTTCAGCAAACGGGTGCAGGCTCGGCCAATGCGGACAGGCCCGATCAGATCGCAAAGCCATCGTTATCCACTGCGAGGCCCAAGAGAGAGGACTACTTCGGGCGTGGAAGCGATAACACTTCTTTTTTTTCAATACCAATTAACATCCCGGGAGGAACGGGTCCAAATAGTGGGCGCTTCGGCACTCTCGGACGGAATACCTTTCGTGGGCCGGCCTATTACGATTATGACTTTTCTTTGGTCAAAGACACGCCGATCGGAAGAAGACGATCTGGAGCTGAACTCACCAACTTGCAGTTCAGGGCTGAGTTTTTCAACATATTCAACATCGTGAACATGGGGCTTCCGTCGAACACACTCCTTGGGTCGGGCTTTGGCCAGATCAATCGAACGAATGGCAACTCCCGTCAGATTCAGTTTTCTTTGAAGCTCGAATACTAG
- a CDS encoding WD40 repeat domain-containing protein: MAVIDSYVDYLKAFELAETGSKSAAFQLLADSLRQQPHNLEASRLAFRLLTEQRANTALRLRGHTGVMTSASYSHDGTRILTTSTDHTARVWDSRTGLQLIPSLDHDDEVVSGVFSRDGKKIATGTDGGKIVIWDANTGKRLVSSMELFGSAWSVSFSPDGKTIAAASEAGKARTWDAATGKPLSPLIEYHESAYQVSFSSDGKLILIANGDNYADLRDPSTGVRTSRLRRNNDIYSAQFSPDDKRIVTACADSTAEIWDAQSGTPTGVVMSHGFGVASAEFNSDASLVVTASKDHTARIWNANSGKLMVAPLQHPAPVGRASFSLDSRLVATVAGDKAVRLWDTLSGDQVLLPIVIPTGSPYFSFSPDGISLLIAGGSSGWVLDLPPNDEAPSWLADLLDFASILNNFDQAKKPDLVRMEVIRTRLSSSKASDQWTLFGKWYFADITQRPISPWSHVTLESYVNLLIAKGDRSSLEYAKALSRPFPSWLAKVNSSLVKLPPEQP; this comes from the coding sequence ATGGCCGTGATCGATTCGTATGTGGATTATTTGAAAGCGTTCGAGCTTGCAGAGACTGGTAGTAAATCGGCGGCGTTTCAGTTGTTGGCGGATAGCTTGCGCCAGCAACCTCATAACTTAGAGGCTTCGCGTTTGGCTTTTCGCCTGCTCACTGAACAGCGCGCCAATACTGCGTTAAGGCTTCGAGGCCATACAGGAGTGATGACGTCAGCTAGTTACAGTCACGATGGGACCAGGATACTTACCACATCGACGGACCACACAGCTCGAGTTTGGGACTCACGCACCGGACTCCAACTGATTCCATCGTTGGATCACGATGATGAGGTGGTCTCAGGAGTTTTCAGTCGTGACGGAAAAAAAATCGCGACAGGTACGGACGGTGGCAAGATCGTGATTTGGGATGCCAACACTGGCAAAAGACTAGTCTCATCCATGGAACTGTTCGGTTCTGCATGGTCTGTGAGCTTCAGCCCAGATGGAAAGACTATTGCCGCGGCATCAGAAGCGGGGAAAGCCCGTACATGGGATGCCGCAACCGGCAAGCCTCTGTCTCCTCTCATCGAGTACCACGAGTCTGCCTATCAGGTCAGCTTTAGCAGTGATGGAAAATTGATCTTGATAGCAAATGGAGACAACTATGCCGATCTCCGCGATCCAAGTACAGGAGTACGCACCTCGAGACTGCGCCGTAACAATGATATTTACAGCGCTCAGTTCAGCCCTGATGACAAGAGGATTGTTACGGCGTGTGCGGACTCTACGGCAGAGATATGGGACGCGCAGAGCGGGACTCCAACAGGTGTTGTCATGAGTCATGGATTTGGGGTAGCATCTGCAGAATTTAATAGCGATGCTTCGCTCGTCGTCACTGCATCGAAAGACCACACTGCACGAATATGGAATGCAAACAGCGGTAAGTTGATGGTCGCTCCTCTGCAGCATCCAGCTCCTGTTGGTCGGGCATCATTCAGTCTCGATAGTAGGCTAGTCGCAACGGTTGCTGGAGATAAGGCGGTGAGACTTTGGGATACACTCTCGGGCGATCAAGTTCTGCTTCCGATCGTTATACCGACAGGATCTCCCTACTTCTCATTTAGCCCAGACGGAATATCTCTGTTGATCGCTGGCGGCTCGTCAGGCTGGGTTCTCGATCTACCTCCAAACGACGAGGCCCCCTCCTGGCTTGCTGATCTTCTCGACTTTGCATCCATACTGAATAACTTTGATCAAGCCAAGAAACCAGATCTTGTCAGGATGGAAGTTATCCGGACTCGACTGAGCAGCTCGAAGGCCAGCGATCAATGGACACTCTTTGGCAAATGGTACTTTGCGGATATAACTCAGCGACCCATTTCGCCATGGAGCCATGTGACTCTTGAGAGTTATGTCAACTTACTGATCGCAAAGGGCGATCGTTCCTCGCTCGAATACGCTAAAGCTCTCTCGCGTCCCTTTCCGAGTTGGTTAGCTAAAGTGAATTCGTCGCTTGTAAAACTCCCACCCGAACAGCCTTAG
- a CDS encoding glycoside hydrolase family 3 C-terminal domain-containing protein → MQRCNSQLPLLIVTTAFLGVVIGVGIAPAQETNRPWMDSHLSPGERSELVLKQLTLDEKLALVHGNGMSGESQWRMPLTPLTNGGAGYTQGVERLGIPPLIISDAGYGVRASGANGRYSTAMPSNLGAASSWDPESACQFGEVIGGELRAQGFDVTLGGGVNLTREPRNGRTFEYAGEDPLLAGTLVGNMMKCEQGQHVIGDIKHYSVNDQETGRFVVNAVISKRVMQESDLLAFHIAISIANPGAVMCSYNRINGDFGCENSYTLQDVLKKDWGFKGFVISDWGGTHSTEKASSAGLDQEQPMADYFGLKLKEAVDAGRVPLSEIDDHARRVLYAEFLAGIVDDPPHKSVVNVEKGLEVAQRIEEKSIVLLKNNQAVLPIIPSKVHSIAMIGGHADVGMISGGGSAQVDPPGGNAIMPPGKGGTHWQDHIWFPTSPLQALRAKLPNTTIEFNPGTDLQSAASFAKTADVAIVFAYQWESEGMDLPNLSLPDNQDALIEQIAAANPHTIVVLETGTAVTMPWLDKVAGVVEVWYAGSAGHKALANILLGDVNPSGKLAMTFPKGEADLPRPLVVSLPPNDEGQGHFAVNSETRVSSYAVHYDEGSEVGYKWYEAQHKQPLFPFGFGLSYTSYAYSGLSVDSSAKTVRFTVKNTGKRTGTEIAEVYATLPKEADESFKRLVGWKRVTLAPGESQDVTVAIDPRQLQIFDESENTWKMTSGEYGILVGPSSESTPLKANLRIH, encoded by the coding sequence ATGCAGAGATGCAACTCGCAACTTCCCCTTTTGATTGTTACGACAGCCTTCCTGGGGGTCGTCATCGGAGTCGGCATCGCGCCGGCTCAGGAAACGAACCGGCCTTGGATGGATTCACACCTGTCTCCAGGGGAGCGCTCAGAGCTGGTTCTGAAACAACTTACTCTTGATGAAAAGTTGGCTCTGGTGCATGGCAACGGTATGTCAGGCGAGTCGCAGTGGCGGATGCCTCTAACCCCTCTCACCAATGGCGGCGCTGGTTACACTCAAGGTGTCGAGCGCCTGGGTATTCCTCCCCTGATCATCTCGGATGCCGGCTACGGCGTGAGAGCCAGTGGCGCGAATGGAAGATACTCGACGGCGATGCCTTCCAATCTCGGTGCAGCTTCGAGCTGGGATCCAGAGTCCGCCTGCCAATTCGGCGAAGTGATCGGCGGCGAACTTCGGGCTCAAGGTTTCGATGTGACTCTCGGAGGCGGCGTGAATCTCACCCGCGAACCCCGAAACGGGCGGACCTTCGAGTACGCAGGCGAAGATCCGCTTCTGGCCGGCACTCTCGTTGGAAATATGATGAAGTGCGAGCAGGGTCAACACGTCATCGGCGATATCAAGCACTACTCAGTCAACGACCAGGAGACTGGACGGTTCGTTGTGAATGCTGTCATCTCGAAACGCGTGATGCAGGAGTCCGATCTGTTGGCCTTTCACATTGCGATCTCTATCGCCAATCCGGGTGCCGTGATGTGCTCTTATAACCGAATCAATGGAGACTTCGGTTGTGAAAATTCCTACACGCTGCAGGATGTTCTCAAGAAGGATTGGGGATTCAAAGGCTTCGTGATCTCGGATTGGGGTGGCACGCACAGTACGGAGAAGGCGTCCTCTGCCGGACTCGATCAAGAGCAGCCTATGGCCGACTATTTCGGGCTGAAGTTAAAGGAGGCGGTAGACGCAGGGAGAGTACCTCTGTCCGAGATCGATGACCATGCTCGCAGGGTCTTGTACGCAGAGTTTTTAGCTGGAATCGTCGATGATCCTCCGCATAAGAGTGTGGTAAACGTAGAAAAAGGGCTTGAGGTTGCGCAGCGTATCGAAGAAAAGAGCATAGTTCTCCTAAAGAACAACCAGGCCGTGCTCCCAATCATTCCGTCCAAGGTCCACAGCATTGCAATGATCGGCGGCCACGCGGACGTAGGAATGATCTCCGGTGGTGGTTCTGCACAAGTTGACCCGCCGGGCGGCAATGCCATTATGCCCCCTGGTAAAGGCGGAACGCATTGGCAGGACCATATCTGGTTTCCGACTTCCCCCTTACAGGCGCTGCGAGCGAAGTTGCCGAACACAACGATTGAATTTAATCCGGGAACGGATCTGCAGTCAGCGGCATCTTTCGCAAAGACCGCGGATGTGGCGATTGTCTTCGCATATCAGTGGGAGTCCGAAGGTATGGACCTGCCGAATCTTTCGCTTCCGGACAACCAAGATGCGCTGATTGAGCAGATAGCGGCCGCCAATCCGCATACTATCGTTGTTCTTGAAACGGGGACTGCTGTTACGATGCCTTGGCTCGACAAGGTGGCCGGGGTTGTTGAGGTTTGGTATGCAGGCAGCGCCGGACACAAGGCGTTAGCAAACATCCTTCTCGGGGACGTCAATCCGTCTGGCAAGCTGGCGATGACCTTCCCAAAGGGAGAGGCGGATCTTCCTCGCCCTTTAGTCGTGTCCCTTCCTCCGAATGACGAAGGACAAGGACATTTTGCTGTGAACTCCGAAACGCGCGTCTCCAGCTATGCCGTCCACTACGACGAAGGTTCAGAGGTCGGCTACAAGTGGTACGAAGCCCAGCATAAGCAACCTTTGTTTCCGTTCGGTTTTGGCCTTTCGTACACGTCCTACGCGTATTCCGGCCTAAGCGTCGATTCATCCGCGAAAACAGTCCGCTTCACAGTCAAAAACACGGGCAAAAGGACAGGGACTGAGATCGCGGAAGTCTACGCCACACTTCCCAAAGAAGCTGATGAATCGTTCAAACGCCTGGTCGGTTGGAAGCGCGTCACTCTTGCGCCTGGCGAGTCACAGGATGTCACCGTAGCCATCGATCCACGGCAACTGCAGATCTTCGACGAATCGGAGAACACGTGGAAGATGACTAGTGGCGAATATGGCATCCTGGTTGGACCATCTTCAGAGAGCACCCCTTTGAAGGCAAACCTTCGGATCCATTGA